Below is a window of Mus caroli chromosome 2, CAROLI_EIJ_v1.1, whole genome shotgun sequence DNA.
CTAGCCCTGGTTTCTCAGGGGCCCCTTGCAGTAGAGAGTGCAAATTCTTGGTACTTGGGGCTCAGTCGTGACACTGAGTGCTTTTGGTACTTGGGGCTCAGTCGTGACACTGAGTGCTTTTGGTACTTGGGGCTCAGTCGTGACACTGAGTGCTTTTGGGTGCTGAGGTTTGTGAGGAGCTGGGCAGAATGGCAGCCTGTGTGTAGCCTGGTTACGTAGCTTTCATGGTCGGCAGAGGGTAAATAACCTCAGCTACCATGAAGACACCATGTATCCCGTTCAGTCAAGATGCTGTGGACGGCGCTCAAGGACTGACAGTGGGAACTCAGGAGGGTCTATCACAAAAGAAGGCCGTCAGAAGCAGCTGTTCGCTGTGGCTGTCAAGTTGGAAAGGGGCTAGAGCAGAGGTGAGAGGCCAGGTTCTTAGCATTTGGACTTTCAGATTCTGGTAGGCTCTGTCCTGTACCTGGAACCTGGTGGGGACAAGCCAGCCATGTGCTGAGgctatcttcttcttttttttttttttttctgagacagggtttctctgtgtagccctggctgtcctgggtctcactctgtagaccaggttggcctcgaactcagaaattctcctgcctctgcctcccaagtgctgggattagaggtgtgcgccaccatgcctggccctgaGGGTATCTTCTTTTCTGAGCTACATACCTCAAAAAAAATCCCAGACTTTTTCCAGGCTTGGGAGCATCATATTTGGGGACCTTCATGGGAGGTCTAATCTTTGTGAACGTTTTGCAGAGTATCCCAGGCCCTGGCCTAACTTAGCTACCCTCCAAGCACCAGCGAGACTTACCCAGAGGTGGGAGCACTGCACAGCAGACTTGACCCTCTCTACCAAAGTAGTCACTTTTGTCTGGTATTGTATGTCTGCTACggaagtttctcttttcttcactgGGCAGAGCAGAGAAGGAGGGTCTAGTCAGTGTGCAGGAATGGCTACCTGGTGGCTCTGTAGACCCTCAGGCTTCAGAGATGTCAGTGAGGATGGTGGGTGCCTTCATGTGACCTGTACCTGTATCTGCTCTCCTCAGCCTGACCCTTCAGAATACTTTGGGACTTTTTCTGAGATTTCACCAGGTAACTGGGCCCTAGTTGTTAGAGATGGCATCTTTGTAGCCACCTTGTGCCAAAGGCTGTCAGCTTCTTCAGGGacaggcagggagaggcaggggggCTGCTTCCTCACCCTAGTGACCATAGGTTATTTGTGGCCTAATGGTGACCTGGCTGGGAGATCTTAGACATTGCTGGCTACTGGAGACTTTGGCTGCACAAGGCAAAGAGCTGAGACTCACCCTTTACGCTTTCCATAGTCATCAGATTGGAGGGGAAATCCAAGTCCCTCCGGCcctgagaggagaaagaagcagatgaggaggagaaggagagggtcCTCCCAGCTCTTCCCCATGGGGCGTGGCTCGGGATGTACACGGCGGTACTTCTCGCTCGTCTCCTTGGTGTGAATCTTGTCTATGAGCTTCTTCTGCTGGTTCAGCCGGTTCTCCCTGGCTCGTCGCTCCTCGATGAAGGTTGCCTCCCCTTGCCTCATGATCCTCTGGAGACACAAGAGAGTCAGTGGGGATGGTATCTCACCAAGGATCCTCCCAGGGTCTTGAAGCCCGTGGCCAGTTTTCAGTCTTCATATCACTGGACTGTGGAAGAAAGCTGGCCATTCTTGTTATTGGCTCCCAGTATCCACTTGGGTGTTCCTTTGCCTCTGGTGCCAGGACTCCTGGCTGACACATGCTGTGGCTTTTCTTTGTAGCCCAGCTGCTCTATTTTTCTCTGGGCCCTTGCCTTTAGTTTAATCTCCTGACATGTTCCACTTAGAACTCATTAAATTAGATGTAACACATCTAAAAGCAATTCATTCCCTTTATTCCCAAACCTGTTATCTCCTACACTCTGCCTCTGCAGCTGAAAACCACCGTCCGTCCTTGCTTGCTTTTGCTCTCTCTCACACTCCTGTCACTAACGCTCACTGTGGTCACCCCTAAAGATTTCTCTGCCCTTTCTGCTTCTGGCCACCCCAACTCTTATGCCAGCCTGGCCACACAGCCAGGATTTCTGCTCTGGCACCTGTAGTTAATGTGCGCCATTATAAAACACAATCTgtttttgtcttgtgttttgtttttggcgtTTTAAAACAGGGGTGTagctcctggctgtccttgaactcactctgtagaccaggctagccttgaactcagagatctgcctgagtactgggattaaaagcttgtgccaccacacctagcataAAACAGGATCTGATCAAGTGTCCCCTTATCTGCTCTGAGGCTGTAAGCATGAGAACCCTGTTGCCTCCACTGAGGCTATGTAGATTTCTGTGCATTAACCCAGAGCTGTGGctcttctgtcccttctctttctgagctctgattACCCCTGACTTTGCTGCTCCTTCAGAGTTCATTCAAGCATATTTCCTTGGAAAGCCGCCCTGGAGACCTCagaacctctctgtctctgtctgccacAGTGACCTAGATATGATGTGGTGGATTCCTCGACGAATTCCCCACTGCAGGAGGATAGGGCTGGCTGGCCCTCTAGTCCCATCTCCCTAGAGGCAGGGATCTTGGCACTGACAAGGTCACTAGATGCCCTCTTGTCCTAGCCGCATCTGTCATGGCTTCTATGCTCAGATGTCCCATGGGCGAGCAGATTAGCTGGGAGGACTGACAAGGGATTTCTCCATTGAGAGATGATAGGAAGTAAAGTCATGGGATGTGCAGAGAGGTCCTGCACAAGGCAGGATCAGGGGAGCCAGTTGGTGCCAGACCCCCAAGCCCGGGGCTGACCTTGACCTCGTCAGTAATCATCATGGCATCTTGGGACATGACTGTCATGTCTGACAGCTCCGAGCAGTAGTTGGCCACCAGGGTCTGGAGCTTGTCTAGCTCTGTGGGGTACTCTGCCAGCACCTATGAGGACAGGCAAAGGCAACAATGGTCATGAAGCCATGGGTTCCTTTCCTGCCATCATCCCATACTGCTGGCTTTCCTGGGCCTTATGGTTCTCTTCCACCCTTCATGCTCAGACTATGTGAGCCCTAGGACACGATAGGGGTTACAACTGTGGCCCAGCATCTGGGCAAGGtacagagcaagagaaagaagtgttctAGCATGGATAGGCATTGGTGACCTATGGACTCTCACTACCCAGGACAAGAGGATATGATGACTCAAAGACCCACCCCATCGAAGGCCAACTCTAAAATCCAGGAGGGTTTTCTTGGGGGACATCTTTGATCTGAAGTGGAAAAGAGGGGCTTGAAAGATgggtatgggggctggagagatagctcagtggttaagagcactggctgcttgctcttccagaggtcctgtgttcaattcccagcaaccacatggtggctcacaaccatctgtaatgggatccaatgtcctcttctggtgtgtctgaagacagctacagtgtactcatataaataaaacaaataaatctttaagaaagaaagaaagagagagagagaaagagagaaaggtgggCATAGGACTAGATAGGGCTCCAAGTGAAGGCCGCCTCTAACCAGCCAGCTCTGTGATCTTGTGGTCATACCCAGCCCTTTAATGGTGATGCCGACTTTGTCAAAGGTTGTTGTTAGGCTGAATAGAGCCGTAAGGCAGCACACTTGCATCAATGGTCAAGGCAGCCTGGGGATTGATAATACTTTACTTTCAAAACCTATACATGCTGAATCtttgccaatttttaaaaaagtatggtGGAACATGGGGATTTGTTTCAAGTGTGTTTATTATGGAAAGAAAGTTCTACAAAGGATACCCCAGtgaaggggtgtggggaggggtgaACATAGGAAAGACAGGTGGGAGGGCCTCCAGTTGAGCTTCCAGCATGAGGGTCGGGTCAAAGGGACAGACCAGAGCATGATACTGAGATTCTGGCTCAGGCATGTGACCTCAGCAGGGGAAAGCTGCTGTAACTGCTCACACACGGACCCTTCCTCCCAAGCCAAGCCGCTCATTCACCTCCCTTTCTTGCGTGAGGGGGAGGGTATTAACTTTTGCCTGGCCACCTTTTCAGGTCTGTCCACCATTGTGCTCTTAGGAACCCCTGCTGCCCTGAAGCACTTTCTCCACTACAGATGCTCTGCTCTATGAGCACCGTATTAGGAGTGCGCTCCGCGAGAGTAATGACTGGGGCTCCCTGGGGCTTTCGTGGGTCAGAGTGTCCTTCCTCCTGGATTCACAGAAAGCAGGGGAGAGCCAGATCCAAAGTGGGCAGGAGATTGAGCGCTCAGCATAttttgggaagagagagaagagtcttTCCTGAAGACTCATGTGACGCACGTCACAGGATttcctgggggcgggggagggcatGGCCCATCTTGGACCCTCAGCGTTCCAAACTAAGCCATATCATATGTGAAAGAAAGAAGTCTGTGattttgtgatgtgtgtgatcATTCCCATCTCCTTTTGAAatagagtttcactgtgtagcccaggctggcctgggatctTCCCAtcttagcctcttgagtgctaagatGATATatctgtgctaccatgcccaggcTTAAGCCCAAGTTCTGGGTGCAGCCCATAATATGCTTGTGTGGAACAACAAAAATGAAGTTCTCAGAGGAACATTTCCACATTAGGGCAGCTTCTCGGGCTGCCTGGAGGAGAGTCGCAGGCGGGGCTCTGGCCAAGGGGCTTTATACCTTCTTGAGGTAATCCAGCAGCACTTTGTACAGCGTGTGGATGTTCTGGCTGGTGGTGATCTTGATCACGGTCTTTTCAATGTTGTTCTCCAGTTGGCGGATaatctggtggtggtggggttatGCAATCATTGGAAAAGCTTGGTGAGAAGACCCACCTCTTCATAAGCTCTCATCAGTGTGAAGCGACTGAACCCTGCCCAGGAGGGTGAGAGGGGTGGCGGGTGGGGACGGGGGCTAGGCTTTCACACAAGGATGCTGGGCTCCCTCAGTCCTGCCCCTGATTTCAGGCCGTGCAGATGAAGTAATTAGTGTACATCTTATCCACCTCCCAGCCACCATGTTGAAATGGCTTTGATTCCCAACGTCATGTTTACAGCTGCGTGATAAAACattaactcaggtcatcagttCCCTGCTCCTTGTTAGTAAGTTGTCCTGTTTGTATACACAGCCTTGTAAGGGTCTGGCCCACCCGCACGTCTCACCCTTCTGATGttgccccacccctccactgGAGGGCAGTCCAACAGACTTACACGGACGCTCTTCTTCTCAATGAACACTGTCTAACCAGCGGCCCCGCCCTTATAACAGAGTCCTTGTCTGAAGGGGCTTTGGTCTCCGCAACAGAATCTCCATATCCTCCAACGTAGACTCACCCCTTCGAAGCCTAGCTGGCTGAGTCCCACTCCTCTCGAAAGCTCCCGCGCTCAATTGGGAGCCCCGTCCCCGGTCACCTGAAGCTGCCGCAGTTCGTCCTTAGTAGCATCAGGTTGGTTCCGTAAGCTGGCCAGCTCCAGCTGCAAGCTCTCCAACTTCTGTCCGCGACGCCGAACCAGGTGGATCAGTATGTTGTGTGTATTCACACGGTCAAAGACGTACTTGCGCAGCTTCTCCCGAGCCACCTGGGTCCGGGAGGGCGCCCGTGCGTGGGTGCGAGAGGGAGCGCTGCGGGGACCCCAGGAAGGTAGCAGGCTGGAGACCCGTGGCTGCCCCACTGGGAAGCAAGAGGTGGGGACGCGCTTTGCCTTCTGCCGGCTCTGTAGCCTTTACTGGGGGCGGGCCTCGGGGACTGGGGCCGAGAGGGGCAAGGGATCCTCTCGGTCCTCGCCTGCCTCGTTACCTCCAAAGTACTGCGGCCGTGTGCCAGCCTCAGGGACGTATCCTTCCCGCAGGCCTTGGAGATGGTCCATTGATCATGCTGTGGAGGGGCGGCGGCTGAGCTTGGAGTCTGGCCCTTGGCACTGATTACTCAGGCATATCCCCCAGTGCCTCTTACTCGCTGCTAGCCCAGCAAGGAGACCGTTGGTCCTGGGACCCCTGAGCAGACCGCACAGGACCCCTCCAGGGTCATCCCTGCTCTGGTGTGATGGGGTCCGCAAAGAGTCTCTGCTGTTGGCGCTAAGCACtctgtgtgggtgttggggaaCCTGCACTGGGCACTTGCTACAGAGGAACCCACTCCTTCAGGCCTTCTGGTCCAGAGAGATGGGTAGAGTGTGTGCATAAGTAGCCACCACCTAATCTCAGGCtgcaggggcgggggtgggggcgggcTTTTGCACCTTCTTAGCCAAAGCCCAGTCTTGGGCTCCTCGGCGGAGGTTGCTGCGCAGGATTCCCATTGTAGCTTTGTTCTGTGCTGTCTTCTCCTTCACACCCTGGATCTGGAGTGCCCGACATTGTTCTGTAAGTGGTGGAGGGAACAAGATTTCCAGACAGTAGGGTAAAAGGGCTGGCTGAGAATCTCCGCAAAGCATCCAGAGAGGTCAGTGGAATTACTGCATCGCTTTTGTGATCATTTTCTCTCCTCTCGCCCTGTTCTGGCCTTCACAAGCTTTCCTGCTCAAAGTGGTCATCTGCTGGCCAGTAAAGAGGGAGAGGCCAAGACCACCAAGGGAGTGGGACACCCTTGTCTCTTTCAGAGCTCTTGCAGAGAAACAGGCAGACCTCTCCTTGACCCCTCCACCTTTGGGCCAATATTGTGGGAAATGCACAGGTCACCCCTCAGATGGCAGGCCCTTCTGTGACTCTGACCCATTGCTGGGGCCTGGGTGAGTAGTAGGAGGGACAGCTGCCTGGTAGCGGAGCAGAGCGGCAGTACCCAGTGTGAGGCTCACCCTGGAGCCGAGTGATGGTCCTTAGCTCCGTTATCTGTGCCTCCACAGCTGCTTCGTTGTGTACCTTCATGGTGGCCTAACGGCCCCCCCTTCCAGGGGTTCTGTGTGCCTCTCACCCTTCCTGTGCAGTTGCCTGCTCAGATTGAGATTGTCTTTGGAATTTCAGCTCATTATGATGGGGACTAAGGTTCTCAATGCCCAGAGAACCCTGAAATTCCATCCTTCTGGAATTCCATTCTTAGGGTCATCTCTGGGTTCTCGTGCTAAGGGAAATGAGTCTTGAGACAGCTGCTTCAAGAGCTCTGTTGAACACTAGAGCCCTCTTGACAGTGGTAGTGAATTTGTGATGGCTTACTGCCACACTCACCCGGTACCTCCCCATATCCTTGTTCCCTCCCTGGACCCTAGGGTCACAAAGCAGCTTGACTGAGTCTCCCACATGTAAAGCCAAGTCAGTGCCCGGTAAGACCTTTCTCTCCAATCCATACTTGCAGTTCAAAGCCCAGGCACTGGGTGACTTGGCTTACCATCCCAGCTTCTGCCCACCACTGTTCCATCTCTTCCAACTTTCCCAGACCTGTGTTGGCCTGTTTGGTGCCATCCTGCCTGACTCCTGCATCCCTCAGCCCCCTAGATCTTGGGTCACAAATTACTGGCAGAGACTAGTTCACACACCTACACTGTACTGTCCCTTAGAGCAGTGTGCCAGGAGCAATCAGTAGCATAGAACACTATGGGTTATGGGAGACACTTAGTGCAGACACCTACTTTGCAGGTGTCTGCATAACTAAGTACTCTTTAGGCATTTATTCTTCAATCTGGGAGTAGAGGGCTGAGTCAGGGTATTGCATGCCTGGTCTGCTGCTGTGTCTCCTTGGCTGTGGATGCTTTCAGCTCCTTTGACCTCATATAGTTGTATCTCTGTGCCTGtctgtttcttaatttcttcttacAAGGATACCAGAAAGAAGGGATTAGTCCCCACAGCATCAGTAGCCCTAATCACGTCATCAAAGGACCCATCTCCAGTAATTACCTTCTGAGGTCCCCAGGGGTTAAGATTTTAGTGTATTGATTTTGGAGGTTATGTAGTCAGACCCTGTGTGTAACTCTAGACACATTAGTGCCTCTCTTCCTGTGACCCCTTGCATGGATCTCCTACCTTTCAGCCACTTTTCTGTCCAGTCTAAACTCCATGTTCACCCCTTGCCTCCCTTCTGATCTATGTCTCATCCTCAAGAGGACTGGAAGGCGCTGCCAATGGCTACACTGCTCACCTTACCTCCCTAGGAAACACTAGGTGACCTGGCTTGGTATCCAGCTGAGGCAGAGTCAGTTGTATCCCCTGCTATtggctcttccttttccctcagaTACAGTGGGCCAAATGACTCTCCAGAGCAGGGCTGCCTTCCTGAGTTTCCTTACAGTAGATGTACCAAGTGGCTTAGTTCTGGCAAGTAGTGTGTATATAGACATGGCAGATTAActgccctcctctccctttcttcttcctgttaaATGGGATGGAGCTGGTGGAGCCACCTGGCAGAATGAGCTAGACTGGGAAGTGAGCGCCATGACAACAGGGAGCAGATTGAAGGATGCctgggtccctgacctcagtgcTGCTCTTAAAACACTGCCAAGGTTTGAAGATGTCTGGCCCTCCAAAGTTCATGCCGAGGTTTAACCCCTGATGTGTTCTAGTTAGGTAGGGCCTTTGAGAGATGGTTGGGATTTAAGCTATCAGGGTAGGGTCACCACAATCAACCCTTGATGCCTTTATAGGAAGAAACATGTATGCTTTGTTTCTGGCCATGTGCAGGAAGGCCTGTGATGTTTCTGGACTCTGTCAGAATGATAGCCACCACCAAGTAGCCATTGGGCCTTGatcctccagaactgtgagctaaaataaatgttagctgccaggacatggtggcgcacgcctttaatcccagcacttggaagacaaaggcaggtggatttctgagttagaggccagcctggtctacagagtgagttccaggacagccaaggctacacagagaaaccctgtctcgaaaaaaaaaaatgttagctgtATGGCTATAGAGGTGTACGATTACATCTTCttaccccttccttccttccttccttcttttctttcttatttatttggtttttcaaaacaagatttctgtctgtagccctgggtgttctagaactcactctgtagaccagactggccttgaactcagctccttctgcctctgtctcccaagtgctgggattaaaggtgtgcaccactatgcctggcctctcttttttcctattagacctgtatttatttatgtcgTGTGCACACATAATGGGAACCCATATGCcgcagtgtgcatgtggagattgGAGGACAACTTCAGGGGTAGTGGTTACTCCATCCACCGTGTGGttcctggggatcaagctcagatACCAGGGTGCGCTTCACCCACAGAACAACCTCACGAGCACATGTTTAATTGCTTCAGAGCTCACATAGGAAAAAGGATAAGCCATTTATTAGCTACAACTCTCCAACATTCTCCTTGGATTTGGGGCAGAGATCAGAGAAAGCACTCAAGTCTTTCTCACCACATGCAGGCTGCTGCTCCAGCAGCTGGGTGCAATAGGATTCAAGCCTCTCTGATATCTTGGCTCCTTGCTGCTCTGCGGAAGATCTCCCCCTCCCAAGCCTTGTTCCGAGCTGGCCTCTTGGGCAAGTCCTGGATTTGGAGCAGCAGTAGTCTTCACAGGTTTTTCAGGCAGGagtccacatgtgtgtgtaggagagagaTGACACTAGAggatgcgtgcgtgtgtgcgtgcgtggtGAGGTAGGAAGGACCAGCCTGGAGTTAGATGACATTAGATCTGTGCTCTAGGATCTTCCCAGCTTCGCGTCCTGCACCTCAGCAGCCAGAGAGCTTCTAGTTGTGAGGATCTGTAAGAGGCAAAGGGAGGCGGGTGGATTTATGTCTGTGGTTTTGGAGTCCCCGATCTTGTTCCATCATGACAAAAGGTCCTGTCAGATGTGGTTACACAGACTTAGGGTCCCAAGCAtgggaggaagcagcagcagaagcaggaactcaagaccaACCTGGCCTATAGACCCTTCCTCAGAAGAACAAAacagggctcagtggttaagagcaccgactgctcttccgaaggtcttgagttcaaatcccagcaatcacctggtggctcacaaccatccctaatgagatctgatgccctcttctggtgtatctgaagacagctacagtgtacttagatataataataaataaatcttaaaaaaaaaaaaagaacaaaacaaacaaaaaaggcctGAGGTCACCATCTTGGTATCAAATTCAGGGTCACAGCCCTGGACACTTTTTTTCTTGGGTTGTCTGTGTAGCTGCTGTGTCCTGCCCCACACCTTACAAGGCCCTTCCCTCTGTCTCAGAGTTACCATAATTTCTGGATATTCCTTCTGGAAATGCACTGCTCAATCTTTGTTATGCTTGCTTCTAGCCCCAGCCTCTCCAGGGGGAAGTAGGACTGGCTAGATCGAAAGGCTTCAGTCCGTCTTTTGAGTCTTGTGGGCTTACCTTCCTGAAACTGCTTGCTGTCCCTCTGGTCCCCTCTCACCTGTGCTCATGTCTTTGGGGAGCTGCCCGGTCTCCAGGAAGAGCCAGAGATTGCTGCATTTCTGACACTCCATACTTGTCACTCTGTAGCTGGCCACAGATCCTGCAACTggagaacaggaagcaggagggtGAGTGCACTTTTCAGAAGGGGACCTGGCACAAGCTACTTCTGGGCAGATAGGGTGGGTAGGCTGCAGCCCAAACAGGCTGGATCAGTCTGGGTTTTATTGGAAACACACCAACACTGTAGAGTCACTGGTAATGGATGCATTTCAGGGTCTAGGCACCCACCGTGGAGTACTCACTGGTAGACACTAGGAAGCTCCACTGCACAGGGTATGGAAACTTCCTCTTAATGAACATCTGCAGGCCAAAAGTCGCACCAGTGCCTGCCAAGAGCCAAGCAAAGTGCTGGTCAGGGTACCTGCTGCACCTGCAGGCAGGATGACTTGGCGCCGCCTGCTGGACGCACAGGGTGGGACGAGAGGTTACATTTTTACCCCTTTAAGGAATTCTTTTGCTCCCCAAGACCTCTTACCTGTGACAAAAGTGAAAACGCCCTTCATGAAGGCGTTCGACTGGCAGGCAGCATATTCCTCGAGTCCCTGGGATTAGGGGGCGGGGAAGGTGTTCATGGCTcagttctctttcctccttccctcctgcttctcctttagCCACGACCTGGCCTTGGCGAGGGAGAATGGATATATTCCACCCTCCCCTAAACCCATTTTGCGTGCCCTATCCCTAAGGCAGGAGGGTTCCCCCACTCCACCATTTCCTGACGGGGCTTCCCCTGCCTCTATTTTGCCTCAGGTCAGCTCTCTGGCCCCCAGGCTAGCCTTCTCACCGGGTGCCTGGCGGCCACGGCGTCATCCACACGGGACAAGCCCAGATTCACCATGGTTGGTCAGGTTCTGCCAGGGAGGActtgggggcggggcggggcccaAGACTCGGGCCTGCGCAGAACGTAGAACGTAGCAGAGACAGTCAGGCTCTGACTGTCGGGCTTAGGGGGCGGGACCTATAACCGCGAGCTTCTGATGGGAGCGACAGAGCAGTTGAAATTGGGGGTTTTGTGACCTTGAACCAGGCCTAGCTTTCCTCACCCCTCATTTTCATACTCATAGAGCACATTGAtttttttcgtttgttttaagatttatttattatttgtaagtacactgtagctgtcttcagggagtcacatctcattacagatggttgtgagccaccacgtggtttctgggatttgaactcaggaccttaggaagagcagtcagtgctcttaaccgccgagccatctctccagtccccacattGATTGTTCTTACTACATGAGATGGGACTTTAAGACTACAGTTAAGGGTTCTCTCTGAAAGCCACAACAGAGTAGAGACTTTGCAATTCCAGAAGTTCACTTGAGCCCTTTTTTGGTATCAGGGCATGGGGTCCTATGGAAAAGTTCACAGAGTTCCTCGCCCTCTTCCTCCACTCCCCGCCTCTTtatcttcttcccccctcccctcttttctttaagaaaagggttctctgtgtagccctggctgtccaacTTGCTCTGTAGGGCAGTCTGGCTTCCAAGTCTAGAGATTTTTGCCTTtctttgcttcccaagtactgggccTAAAGGCATGTGTCAGCACACCCAGCTACacgtttccttccttccttccctccttcctcccttccttccctccttcctcccttcgtcccttccttccttccttccttccctccctccctccctccctccctccctctctccctccttcctttctttccttctttcaagaTGATAATTGGGTgcttagagagatggcttggcagttaagagtgctCTC
It encodes the following:
- the Ccdc183 gene encoding coiled-coil domain-containing protein 183; translation: MKVHNEAAVEAQITELRTITRLQEQCRALQIQGVKEKTAQNKATMGILRSNLRRGAQDWALAKKHDQWTISKACGKDTSLRLAHGRSTLEVAREKLRKYVFDRVNTHNILIHLVRRRGQKLESLQLELASLRNQPDATKDELRQLQIIRQLENNIEKTVIKITTSQNIHTLYKVLLDYLKKVLAEYPTELDKLQTLVANYCSELSDMTVMSQDAMMITDEVKRIMRQGEATFIEERRARENRLNQQKKLIDKIHTKETSEKYRRGRRDLDFPSNLMTMESVKVKKRETSVADIQYQTKVTTLVERVKSAVQCSHLWDIAGRFLAQKNTEENLELQMEDCEERRTQLEALMKKLELEEAVLKFHQTPSAVGFNSIQKKMKNMLEEEEARLKQAQNNMNKSQQLLLVIQTGIDNLYIRLIGITLPTFQKETAVSDTLDVYGKLDYCEGKLIYLAERMQTLSRNEEVDTKVRDTLESSTLKEKHNTRITFEDPEEDMIETFQFADVDHSYVPSRAEIKKQAQRLIEAKLKGAKKKKK
- the Tmem141 gene encoding transmembrane protein 141, whose amino-acid sequence is MVNLGLSRVDDAVAARHPGLEEYAACQSNAFMKGVFTFVTGTGATFGLQMFIKRKFPYPVQWSFLVSTIAGSVASYRVTSMECQKCSNLWLFLETGQLPKDMSTDPHN